A genome region from Thalassotalea euphylliae includes the following:
- a CDS encoding GNAT family N-acetyltransferase produces the protein MTDYTFSLQSPEIKTNFEWQLYQELNVLDGDQLIAKVELELLTINKHRNALQSCEALEELGATDWELPLNLFFKGHNVKADLSEQLSVKQESKKATQHIMLEAISVLPAYQGKGVGKAILNYLANEYSKAQSIWLMAMPMHFFIDPEECELAEDKAYYQAMKLTEQTATSSEISAYFQKQGFQSLSIDENLLAELLPYKILVTSPKLLADNE, from the coding sequence ATGACCGACTATACCTTTTCCCTGCAATCGCCAGAGATTAAAACAAATTTTGAATGGCAGCTTTATCAAGAGCTAAATGTATTAGATGGCGATCAACTTATCGCCAAAGTTGAATTAGAGCTACTAACCATCAACAAGCATCGCAATGCACTACAAAGCTGTGAAGCACTTGAAGAACTAGGTGCCACAGATTGGGAGCTGCCATTAAACTTATTTTTTAAAGGGCACAATGTAAAAGCTGACCTTAGTGAGCAACTTTCAGTAAAACAAGAGAGTAAAAAGGCAACCCAGCACATTATGCTAGAGGCGATTAGCGTTCTGCCAGCATACCAAGGTAAAGGTGTAGGTAAAGCGATCCTAAATTACCTGGCAAACGAATACTCAAAAGCGCAGTCGATTTGGTTAATGGCAATGCCAATGCACTTTTTTATCGACCCAGAAGAATGTGAGTTAGCTGAGGATAAAGCTTACTATCAAGCCATGAAGTTGACTGAGCAAACCGCAACAAGTTCAGAAATTTCGGCCTATTTCCAAAAACAAGGCTTTCAATCACTCAGTATTGATGAAAACTTATTAGCCGAGCTTTTACCCTATAAGATTTTGGTCACGTCACCTAAGTTATTAGCTGATAACGAATAA
- a CDS encoding DUF1456 family protein has product MTNNDILRRLRFTYNFTDKQICDIFALADVGVTTEQVVNWLRKDDDKDQVNLSDQKLAGFLNGWIVKNRGKKDGQTPINEKQLSNNLILTKIKIALSLKAEDILALLKSVDFNLGKAELSAFFRKPDHKHFRQCKDQILRNLLTAIQQKQRPIRNSAVADHQDGSANTQPNKHAGKPKSAVTNKKSKTDKLTKQGARPNKSKVYVNPNASNQRDDSMKSDERKTLKLKPEQIWGQKDK; this is encoded by the coding sequence GTGACTAATAACGATATTCTGCGCCGACTGCGTTTTACCTATAACTTCACAGACAAGCAGATTTGCGACATTTTTGCGCTAGCAGACGTTGGTGTGACGACCGAGCAAGTAGTCAACTGGTTAAGAAAAGACGACGATAAAGATCAAGTTAACCTATCAGATCAAAAATTAGCAGGTTTCCTAAATGGTTGGATAGTTAAAAATCGCGGTAAAAAAGATGGGCAAACGCCAATTAACGAAAAACAACTTAGCAATAATTTAATTTTAACTAAGATAAAAATTGCCTTATCACTGAAAGCTGAAGATATATTAGCGTTACTAAAATCAGTTGATTTTAATTTAGGTAAAGCTGAACTAAGTGCATTTTTTAGAAAGCCTGATCACAAGCATTTTCGTCAATGTAAAGATCAAATATTGCGTAACTTGTTAACGGCAATCCAGCAAAAACAGCGACCAATCAGAAACTCTGCTGTCGCTGACCACCAGGATGGCTCAGCAAACACTCAACCTAATAAGCATGCTGGCAAGCCCAAAAGTGCTGTTACTAATAAAAAGAGTAAAACTGACAAATTGACGAAACAAGGCGCGCGACCAAACAAAAGTAAAGTTTATGTGAATCCAAATGCCAGTAATCAACGCGATGACAGCATGAAGTCAGATGAGCGCAAAACATTGAAACTTAAACCAGAGCAAATCTGGGGACAAAAAGATAAGTAA